Below is a window of Rhodothermaceae bacterium DNA.
ATGGCCGGGATGAAACGGTTGCAAGGGCCTTGGAGATGGGAGCGGTCGATTACATTGTGAAGCCGTTTTCGCCCACGGAACTGGTGGCCAGGATCCAGACGGCGCTGCGCAAGAGCGACGCATTCCCAGAAATATTCCAGTCGGGGGCGCTAGTGATCAACTACGAGAAACGTCGGGTGAGCTTGCACGAAGTTCCACTGGAACTCACCGCCACTGAGTACGATCTGCTTCGCATCCTGTCCACCAACGCCGGTCGGGTCGTGACCTATGAAATCCTGTTGCGTAACGTATGGCGATTGGACAAGGTTGACGGTACCGACGGTAGGCGACGGATCCGGGCGTTCGTGAAAAAACTGCGAGACAAGCTGGGCGACGATCCGAGCAACCCAACCTACATCTTCACCGAGTCGCGGGTAGGCTACCGCATGCACAGACCCGACGACGCGCCAGAGACCCAGGGTTGACCATGAATGAGGGTGACAGACGAGGTTGATGAGTGAGAACTGGCGATCACAACCGTCTGATGGTGCTGGGGAGGACCAAGGCTTTCCATAGATGATTCCCGTGCAATGGAGAGACGGAATGTGTCAGGGCGTATGAAGCACGCCTTCTAGGATTGACGGGGAAAACGACGGCATGTTGGCATTTATTGCGGCTTCCGTATCTGTGATGATAGACTTCAGTACCAGGCGCGGCTTGCCGGCCTGCTTCCCGGTGACAGTGGGCGTGTACGACTCTACCAGACGGTGCGGAATATGCACTCAGTGTCTGGGGGCCTGCACGGACTGGTTTCAGAACTCAACATGACAAGTTTTCGGATTTTATTGCAAAATCTGATTTCTTATCCCATCTTTCAGGCAGAATTAATTCCGGTGGACGGGGTTGCTTGAATCTGCGGATAGGGTATACGCAAGCATAATGGTCCACTTTCTCAGAGTATCATAGCGCCTACGCACGCGCGCCTGAAGATAGACGTTAAGGGGCCAGAGCAACAGGCGAATGACCAGAGCCAGCATGGTGGAGACCACTGCTATCCCCAGACCGACCAGATCGGAGGCACCATGGCGGCTGCCGGTCATGAACAACACGAAAATCCCGAACAGGGTTCCGAGCAGGCCAATAGAAAGTGCAATGTACACCGCGGCCACAACATAGCGTTCAGTTTCCTTGTACTTTTCGTGATCCAGCTCGATGAACTGGGAGGCGTAGTCAATCATCGCCTGGGCCGATCCCCCACGCCGGAACTCCTCCAGAATAAGATTCCCCGTCGTAACGAAAGGATTTGGGGTTTTACTCTGTCCAATCGCATTCGAAAATCCTTCCGCAGAAATATTCTTGGTCTCAATCTTCAGCATGGCATTGCTGCCGCGCCACTGCCGGAAGTACCGCACATAAGCGGAGGTTAAGAGAAACAGGCCGACCAGAAACAGGACCCCCAATGGCCACTCAAAGCCCTGCGCATACTGGACCATCCCCCAAAAAGAAGTGGGAAGAAGGGATTCATCAGCGGCCTGCCCCGAAGTCGGGGGCATGGCAGTCTGTGTGGCGATCAATAGACGTAGCATTAGAGAATAATAGATGATATTTAACGAATTTCAAGTGATTGTGTCTGGACAGGTTGCACATCCAAGATTTGGGTATAGTCGCTGAGATCTTCCTGTCCGAGCAGATCCAAGAGTTCAACGCGATAGGTCCCCGGCGGCAGCAGCGCGGTGAACCGTCCCTGCTGCGAAACCGCTGCCCTGAGCACTTCGGATTCCCCCTGAAAGAAGAGTACCACCGCCAGTGTCGGCGAACTCAGCGGCAGGTTTTCCACTGAGCCTTCCACGATCGTATTGCGATGGACCGGGATGTCAATGTATTTGGTTTCCCCTGGATCGGACAGAAAACTGAAGGCAGTTCCGGTGGGCAGATCCAGTTCAGGGCCCTGAATAGAGCGAGGATCAATCACGACTTGGTACTGAGTGCTGGGTGCTAGAAAGTCTGCCCGGAGTGTACCGGATGCGTCGCGTTCAGTCCGTGCTCGCATCACATTGAGCTCCAGGCCATCCAAGGGAATCTCACCGGGATCCCGCATCCCGTCGCGGTCAATATCCATAAAAGGTCGGAACAGCGCGCTGCTCCAGACTTGGGAGTGCCTGGAAAAAACTAATCCGCGGCTGAGGGTCATGGAGCCGTAGAGGCTTTGCTGGTTATAAGGGTCTTCGGACTCCAGCGCAGTATGGCTTGAGAAGCTTGCCCACGGGGCATTCATGCGAATCGAAAACGAGGCGTTCATACCCTGGGCCGGGAGGTCATACCCGACGCGGGCACCGAACGAGAGGGACCGATAGGAGGCATAGAGGGTCATTCCCGTAAAGTCTACCGATTCGTAGCGTCCACCTTGGGCTTGGAAGCCGATTCGACCCCGCAGGCCTTTGGGCCGGATGTAGCGGGTGAGCGACGTGCGCCATTCCACGCGGGTATCCGTCGGCGCGTCGGGACTGAGCCGGGTGATTCCAGGACCGGCAGCGAGGACAAGGCTGATCTGGCGAGGCAGTCGGACGGTCCCGGATCCGTCCATACGCATAGAGGTACTACCGCCAAAGGATTCGAAGTGGGTTCCATTGAGAAACAAACTCAACCCCCCAATATTCCACCCGGCTCGCCCCACAAAACGCTGCCGATAGTAACCTAGTCCTGGTTCGGTCGCGATAGCAGCCTCCCCTTGGAACTGAAACCGGTCCCGGAATAACTGCAATGTGGCCCGGGCGGCTGGAGCCGGATAGGCGACTTCCGCACTGAACATGGCAGCATTGGCAATATTGCTGACCAGACCCAAAGTGGCCGTTTGTAGGGTGTCTATACGGGTGTAGCTTCCGAGCGTGGTCAGATTCTGGGATAGACCGTAGTCAAGGCGAAGGTGTCCATAGGCGGACTGATCAAACTGGTTACGCCCGACCTGCATATCCCAGTATAGAGTTCCGTCGGGCAGCAGGTCTTCGGTAATCAACAGGTATCGAGTTTGCCGGGTTGGGGGCCCACCGCCGGCGGGAACGATTTCCAAATCGGCGCGCGAAGTTCCGTAGTACGCAGGAACGGTGAGTCGGTAGCGCCCCTGCCCATCTGCCTGCACGCGGTCGACAACCACCCCGCCCACAAGGGCGGATACCAGTGCGTTCGGCTCCGCAACCCCAACCAGCTGTGCCTCCCGCTGCTGATGACGCGTGGAGAGGGGACGGTTGCTCATCTGCACCCCCTCGTAGTCCTGACGCGCGGGCCACTGGTTCACACTAGACCGGCCCAGGCTGATCTGAGTCAGATAGGCCGAACGCGGAAAATCAAGCAGATAACTGAACTGCCTCAGGGTAGTCGCTCCGTTATAAGCAGCCGTGCCGTCGGCGCGGATCTGTCCCCAGAGGGCACTGGCACGCATACTCAGGAATCCAGTATAGTCCGTGGTACGTGCCGAGCGTTGCGTACGATTGACCCGATAACCGAGTTGGGTGCCGCCGATCAGGCGCCGCTTCCGTCCATAGAGCATAGGGCCAAGTGCGAGCGTCGGAGCGAGGGACTGTGGGCGGAATGTATCGGCAAACAATTCCTGGGAGAGCCGAAGACTGAGTCGGGCTTGATCATAGGCGAGCATCCCTTCGGGAAAAACGCGCTCAAGATTGGAAGGCGTCAAAAGAAAGCGTTCTCCACTGTTAAAATAGCCTCCGGTGATCAGTGTGTCTGCCTGCTGTGGCTCATCGTCAAACTGCCGTAAGATGGTGCCGCGGTTAAAATCCACTTCGTAGATCGCACGGCCACTGTGGGCCCGGACCACGGCTTGGTCAGTATTCACGACCATGCGGGCCTCTGAAAACAGTGAGACTAGGTCAATGAAATGGACCGCCTCCTGGGGATCCCAGTAGGCCTGAATGGGGCGAAGTGACGAGGGAGAGAGCGAACTGAGTACCCATGGAGACTCCTGCATAATACGGGCCTGCTCCTGTGCCTGAGCGGATAAAGATAGCAGTAGAACCGGGACACTCCATAAAACTCGATGCATGCTCATTCAATCCGTCGCGTGGAATTAGTTGGGGTTCTGATCGCGAATAGCTCGAAAGCGAGCCAAAAAGGTCGCGACCTTGTCGTTTCTTCCAAGCCTCCTGTACAGGTTCCCGATCTCACGCAGGTACGTCAACTGGTCTTCGCGCGTAAACCTCTCAAACACAGCCTCAATCTCCGGCTCCATCTTCAGAGCCTGTTCCGGGTTGTAGCGGGCCAGTTTTAACGCTTCAATGTAAGCCTTACCTGTGTAGCTACTTTCGGTCTCCACGACCTGCATCAGGTAGGTGAACGCACGGCCGGACTGCCCGTCCTGGTGGTGGAGGAGCGCACGCTCAAACAACGCCCCTGCATAAGCCGAACGGACATCCTCCTTGAACGCTGAATACGGCAACGGCTGCATGATCAGAGTATCCCGCACGCCCCGTTCACGTACTGGGGTCGGGTTGGGGGCGATGTTCTGGATCGTGTACCAGAGCATCTTCAGGGTGTCCAGTGCGGCGTCTTCAAAGCCGTTACTATGGGAGAGGACGGCATGATTATAATTGGCCTCCCAGCGCGCAGCGGGACGTGTGAGTTCCGGAATGAACTCACCCAACTCCGCGATGACCTCCAAGGGAGTATCCCGAGCAACCTGCCGCAAACTGTCGAAGACAATCCTATGATGTAAATTGAAGTAGTCCCATTGCGCCCACACCAACCACTGCTGGGAGAAGTCGACTTCTTCGGCGGAGGTCGCGTACTGCCGGGCCTGCATCAGTGCGCGGTAGACCCCTTTTCCACTTCTACTGTTGACAAATGAACGGTACGAACGCACACTGTAGTTGAACACCCGTGCACTGTCCACTGCAGCGTCCTCAAACGAAAGTCTGGCATCGTCCAGGACCGTCTCCGCAGCCCGAAGCCACATGACGGCACCCTGTGAAAAGTGCCCCAGTTGATCCAGTGCGTGGGATATCTCGGCCCACAGCCCGTGCTCGTTGGCGCGCAGCAGTATCAACTCCCGCAAGATAGTCAGTACCTGATCCCATGCCGCCTGCTCTCGGAAAGAGTTGGCCCGGATCGCATACACCCGTGCCAGTTGGTACCGCGATTCCTCGTGCCGTGGATTGAGCAGTACCGCTTCCTCTAACCGCGCCTGTGCGCCGGCCAACAAAGCCTGCACCTGGGTACTGTCTTGGGCGACCTGAGCACGTGTCGCTTCGGTGAGCATTTCTTGGGCCCCTTGAATCGCGTCCGCAAAGGCACTGGTATCCACGATCCCGCCTTGATCAGAGGATCCGAGGATTGAGGGACCGACTACTGCGGTCAGAATGCTCTCCGCATGTGCAATCAACTGCTGTCCCTCCAGAAACCGTGTCTGGGCCTGTATTTCGACTGCTGCATGCACAAACGTGCTGTCAAAGTCGCTCAACACGCCACTGACCACGAGCGAATCCACGCCTGGTAGCGGACCAGACACAAAGGCGACCAGCTCAGGTTCACCCTCGAGGTCGGGCTCCTGTACCACCGGCTCCTGTACCACTGGCGCAATCCGTGCACATCCAAACAGCACCGTGGCCAACAAGATCGGCAACGCGAAGCGCGGTATACATATTCTTAGGGGTCTTGTCATAGATTACTCTGCCTGTACTAAAAAGGTCGCGTTTCTACCGGCGTTTTGAATCAAGCGATTGACCTCCAGCAGGTAAATGACCGGGGCCGACTGGTCGGCATGTATCTCAACGGTCTGGCTTGGCTGGCTAGACGCAACCATCTCGTAAAATTCCCGAGGCTGCAGCGGCTGCTCTTCATTCGCCTGATCCAGGAAATAAAGTGCACCGGTCTCGTTGATGGAGATCTGCAACGGCCGAAGGATCATCCCATTTTCGGTGATCTCCTGGCTCAGCGGCAAGTCAACATCAAATTCCGGCAGCACCGCAATAGCAACCACAGCAGCCAGAATGACCAACACCACGTCTACCAAGGATTCCTCAACCATCTTATATCTTAATTTTGTTCAATTTGTGGCCTCCACCAGTTCAGGAAGGTTCCGTACTCGCGAATAGCCTGCGGGCTGTGGGCTGAAAGTTCCTCCGTCTCCAAAAGCACCACTTCCATACTGAGTGCTCGCTCAACCAATCCCTCTTCAAAGTAGTTGGCCTGGAACTGCAGGGACGGATCCACGAAGTAAAACAGTTCATTTCCGTCAATCCATGCAATGTGGAGCGTTCGGGTAACGGGCGAGTACATCATCTGAAGATGATAGGTCTTCGCCCCGACGGTGATCGGCTCATTGACGGTCAGATCTCTGGCCTGCTGTTCAAAATGTGTTCGAATGGGACGGTCCAGTGCATTCTGGCGATCTTGCATCCAGCGAACAACCGCATTCTCGCGGAGAATCTCTTCCGGGGTTAGCAAGGCATCGCCCTGTTCTCCAAAGAGAGACTCCACGAGCCGCTCCGGTCGGTCGGGTCGAATGGTCAGATCTACCTCCGCCTCGGCCGCACCGGAGCTAAGTCGAGCGCCGGATCGAGGTCCGGCACCAGAGATGAGGTTCGGTCGCAGGGTCCAAGTCGCACCTCCAGACTCCGGGAACAGGTCTGCATTGAGGTCCCCAGAACGACTATATCCAGATAAGTCTAATCCCTCCTCTGCCCCAAAATCCAGTCCCACATCCGATTGGAGTGCCAGCGACTCGATCTGCCCCCGGTCCGGCAGGGCGGACTCCTCACTCACGGGCTCAGACGGCACCAATTCTGTAAACACCGACAAGAGACCATCAAAATCCTCCGGGCTGGCCTCCGGCAGATATTCCCTTATTGACGGATCCTCGGTCTCTTCGTCCACTACCTCGGCCGCCTCCGGCATAGCAATGGACTCTAGCATGATTAAATCCAACGACTGGTCTATCCCCTCGCGGCTGGGCACTGAAACGAAATTGCTAGCCAGAAAAAAGAACGCCACCAGCACAGTAAATACGCCCATGGTGATGGGGTGCCTCCTCGCATCTATGTTTTCCGAAAACAAATCCGCCATACCATTCAGTTGCTTACAGTACAGGTCCAGTCATTGAGTTTGCACAAGTCAAGGAGCGTAACAAATTGCTGCACCGTCGCGTGTCCCATAGGAACGAGCACGAATACGGCACCGGCATGGTCCTGCACAATCTGTTGCATACAGGATTCCAGTAGGTTCTGCCGGTCCACATCACAAGACCGCCGTATGCCGTCGGCTTCTATCCAGAAGTGCCCTTCTTGACTAAAATGGACATTGAAGACCGCAAACGACGACATAGACTCGGACGGCTCCTCCGAATCTCCAGGCAGGACCACATTGCTCCGGGGCGCAGTTTCAGTCAAAACCAAGAGCCCCACCAAGAGCACAAAGCTAAGGTCAATAAATAAAATCAAGTCCGTTCGATGTCCCTTCATTGGTCTTTATTCGCATACCCGGGAGGATATCTGGGCACTGGTGGAAGATGATTCGACGATGACGCACCCGTCAATGTCGAGAAAACTCTGAATCTCCGGCTGCTTGTGGGCCACCAGCATCACTGGCTCGCTCTCCGGCGGATCCAGACACTGAGTCAATTCAGGAACAAACTGCCACATGGCTTCATCAAAGCCCCAGAACGTGATCCGTACATCTTCACCCTGACGCGACACGTATCCCTGAAAATCACCATCCGAATAATAACCCCCGATTGTCTGGATCATGGCACTGGCCAACGCCTTTTTGGGGTCCATCTCGGTTTCGGCCTCTTCGCTGAGAAGATCGGCGTACTCGCGGATGGTCACCAAATTATAGTCTGTGGCTAAACCTTGCGTGCGCAGCGCCTCCGCCATTTCTCCCGACAGGTAGGCCCCCAGTTGAAATTGCTCTTCCGAAGGGTGGAGAACCATTATATCATTCGACCCAAATCCGTCCCGGGTAATGTCATAAAACAGCGCGTGGGTAAACTCTGGATCTTCCGGCAGGATGAACTGCTCTTCCAGAAGCGACTGAATGAACGCCAAATCGGTCAACTCCACCACCGGGAGCACCCGCTGGGTCACATACCCCTCCTGCTGCCCGAACACCGGTGTCCCCAAACACAACATCAAGACACCAAGCCAAAGCCTGCGCAAGAACAGTCGATAAACGGCAATAATCGTGGACCTACGAGTCAGAGGGAATGTAAACATCAGAAGAAGAAGGTTGATTTGGGGTAGAAGAGATAAACCGCAACATTAATCCGCCCGCGGGTGCAGCATCCAGTGGAACACGCACGCGACTGCGTGTATAGACCAGTACCTCAGACCTTCCCAGTTCGTCTCCCGAGTCATCATGAACAATGACCTCACCATAGAACGGAATCGTATCGGTTTCCACTAGGAGCACCACGGCCTCGCTGGTACTGGACTCCACCGATGCCCTCAGCCGAGCTGGAGCCGAACCGGGGATATAAACGCCGGGAGCCCGGAACGTGATGCGGGCCGCCCGTACCGAGATAGGCGACTGGCGCTGATCAATAAATTCACGAGGTGTGACGGTGAAATTGAACTGCCCGGCATACCCACGTGCTTGCATCTGTACATGGTCCGGGATGGCATAATGCACCGGTCGGGTCTCCCCTGGAGACAACAACATGATCTTCGGATGCACCGTCATCAGCGCCGACAGGTCCCCCTGCGCAATCTCCTGATCGGTCACCCCCACTGAAAACTGTTCCTCTTCCCGCACTTCGCGGTATCCAAATTCAGTGGACACCTCCACCTCCATCGGGTAGATGGAGGGGTTCGTGAGTTCAAAGGTGCCTGCCCGGGTCTGGGGGCCCAATACGGCCACCTGGGGCTGAATGCTGATGCGCTGCTCCCACTCCAGAGGGGCCCCGGTGGATGGGGCAACACGGAACCGGACGCCGTCCGGTCCCAATTGCACCACCCGCCGCTGTGGCTCTACCGTCAGTACCACAGGAATCGTATGCAACTGGTCCAGCCCGTTGACGGTTAGCACGACCGGAACCTTCCCGGAATACACTCCCGGGTCGGCCTGCGACAGCGTAATACTCCCGCCGATTCGTACCACATGACAGTCGCCCGGTGCCAACAAGGTTTGCACGTTCCGACTGGCTTGGGTATAGGCTGCAAACATGGTACAGGATGGTGAATAGGCGATACGGGGCACCAGCGTCAGTTCGTGGTCCGAGTCCACATGGCGCAGGACCGCCGACTGGAGTTGCTCCATCGATACTGTCACACTGTCTCTGGCCCGGATCATCATCCGGCCCGCGTGCGATTGCCCCACCTCATACACCAAACCCGAGAGTTGCTCCGTTGCCGGATCCATCAAAACCTCCCCATCAGGGCCCGCCATCCCAAAATCCAACTCGGAACTGCTGACCTCCACCTGCTCCACCAGTCCTTGCGACGGGTCAAGAACAATCACTGACACTGACGCCTGAGCCGAGATTGCACGCTCCGCCGAAACTGTCACCATATACGGATAGGTGCGCGAATACAAACGTTGACGCGTGGGCACATCAAACAGGGGACTACCCGTCGAAGTATCTAACAAGCGCTCCGTTGGTGTCCACTGCCATACATACTCGAGCGCTACATCCTGATCGCTGGTCGCCGAGCACTCAATCCGTTGTGGCGGCATCCCGACCGTGACCACTACTTCCTCGGGGCACTCTAAAAGGATCGGATACTTCTCCACCGTCACGGTCAGCGTCGCCGGATTCTGCGGTGGGTCGGTATTTTCCGCAGAGGCAGTAACCTGATACGTATACTCAACTGTTGGCGGATTCTGGTCGGCTGGAACATTGAACACCGGCGTCGCGCTGCTCAGATCTCCCGACAAAAGGTCCAAACCATTCTCCGATTTCCAGTCCCACGTATAGTCCAACGGTGCATCCCGGTGTGGGATGTCAAGGGACGGCGTGCACTTGAGTTCCAGTGGCGGATCGCCCGTACGCACCCGTACACTCTCACAGTCAATCGAAAGCATTGGTCGTTGGAGAACGATGATTTCCACGGACTCGGGTTCAGAAGCGTCGTAAAACCGTGCGTCTACCCGAATTTCATATTCATAGGTCTCCGTTTCCTCTACAGATCCCGGGGTACGAAAAATGGGGGGAGCACCGGACGCACCTGCAATCAGCCGGTCTTCAGGACCCTCCTGGAGTTGCCATGTCCAAGAAAGGTCGGGGACGTCGTCGCCCGAAATGGCACACTCCAAAGGGAATTCTGGCTCCCCCGCATACAACTCAACTGGGCTCGTACACCCCAGCACAAGCTTGCCCAGATTCTTCTCCACCGTCACGGTCAGCGTCGCCGGATTCTGCGGTGGGTCGGTATTCTCTGCAGAGGCAGTAACTTGATACGTGTACTCAACTATTGGCAGATCCTGATCCTCAGGAACATCGAACACTGGCGTCGCACTGTTCAAATCTCCCGCTAAAAGGTCCAAACCATTCTCCGATTTCCAGTCCCACGTATAGTCCAACGGTGCATCCCGGTGTGGGATGTCAAGGGACGGCGTGCACTTGAGTTCCAGTGGCGGATCGCCCGTACGCACCTGTACATCCTCGCATAAAATCGAAATATCTGGCCGCTCCAGAGTCGTGATATTGATCTCTTCCTGGTCGGTGAACTCTTCTCCGTCATCTGTATTTTCGGTCACCAATACCCCATACTGCCACACTACATTCCCGTCCACTTCCTGGAGCAGAGAAACGACAAAATTAAATTCATTCGTCTGACGATTTTCAAAAATGTCGATAATTTG
It encodes the following:
- a CDS encoding response regulator transcription factor, with product MGAVDYIVKPFSPTELVARIQTALRKSDAFPEIFQSGALVINYEKRRVSLHEVPLELTATEYDLLRILSTNAGRVVTYEILLRNVWRLDKVDGTDGRRRIRAFVKKLRDKLGDDPSNPTYIFTESRVGYRMHRPDDAPETQG
- a CDS encoding MotA/TolQ/ExbB proton channel family protein; this encodes MLRLLIATQTAMPPTSGQAADESLLPTSFWGMVQYAQGFEWPLGVLFLVGLFLLTSAYVRYFRQWRGSNAMLKIETKNISAEGFSNAIGQSKTPNPFVTTGNLILEEFRRGGSAQAMIDYASQFIELDHEKYKETERYVVAAVYIALSIGLLGTLFGIFVLFMTGSRHGASDLVGLGIAVVSTMLALVIRLLLWPLNVYLQARVRRRYDTLRKWTIMLAYTLSADSSNPVHRN